In the genome of Fretibacterium sp. OH1220_COT-178, one region contains:
- a CDS encoding YibE/F family protein, whose amino-acid sequence MSLPRCRRFLLRLAAVFVFVFAVYHAADLWTLRSWNDEDSLIVEVLEMGTERLRPTAVSKDEEAEEESFPALDRPLKVLVLTGKQKGRAFNIVVTRLAGSGVDLLPNRRYLLMEDVFEDGGKQYSIADSYRIPSVLAFVAFVSALLLLFAGWDGLRALLGLGISVVCLLWGLVPLIASGWPPIPLAFSAVLAISTVTVICVVKRHRYRSAALLGSLGGVGGGFLLGVSMVFVWQLSGLAGEGAALLASTHPDIDIRGILLASLLIGAIGAVLDVGISITASMAELVDYDPDIPLKRLWVAGMNVGGEVLGSMINTLILAYLGVSLPMTVLISSAGADVKGLLNDPYIGQEIVQSLAGTAGLLLTIPMTALFFVLQEGWERRRQVRNDQEFVPEEDGEEGA is encoded by the coding sequence ATGAGCCTGCCCCGCTGCAGAAGGTTTTTGCTGCGTCTCGCCGCGGTCTTCGTCTTCGTGTTCGCGGTCTATCATGCGGCGGATCTTTGGACGCTCCGTTCCTGGAACGATGAGGACTCCCTGATTGTGGAAGTGCTGGAGATGGGGACCGAACGGCTCCGGCCGACGGCCGTTTCGAAGGACGAGGAGGCCGAGGAGGAGTCGTTTCCGGCCCTGGATCGGCCTCTGAAGGTGCTCGTTCTGACGGGGAAGCAAAAGGGGCGCGCCTTCAACATCGTCGTGACCCGGCTTGCGGGCAGCGGCGTCGACCTGCTCCCGAACCGGCGCTATCTCCTGATGGAGGACGTCTTCGAGGACGGCGGCAAGCAATATTCCATTGCGGACTCCTATCGCATTCCCTCGGTCCTCGCCTTCGTGGCGTTCGTCTCCGCACTGCTGCTGCTTTTCGCGGGGTGGGATGGGCTTCGTGCCCTGCTGGGACTGGGCATCTCGGTCGTCTGCCTGCTCTGGGGGCTGGTCCCTCTGATCGCTTCGGGCTGGCCTCCCATCCCGCTGGCCTTCTCCGCCGTGCTCGCCATCTCGACCGTGACGGTGATCTGCGTCGTCAAACGGCACCGTTACCGCTCCGCGGCGCTCCTGGGCAGCCTGGGAGGCGTGGGGGGAGGATTTCTCCTGGGCGTGTCGATGGTCTTCGTCTGGCAGCTCAGCGGCCTGGCCGGCGAGGGTGCGGCGCTGCTGGCCTCCACGCATCCCGACATCGACATCCGCGGAATCCTGTTGGCCTCGCTTCTGATCGGGGCTATCGGGGCGGTGCTCGATGTGGGGATCTCCATCACGGCCTCGATGGCGGAGCTGGTGGATTACGACCCGGACATTCCCCTGAAGCGGCTCTGGGTCGCCGGTATGAATGTCGGGGGCGAGGTGCTGGGGAGCATGATCAATACCCTGATCCTGGCCTATCTGGGGGTCTCCTTGCCGATGACGGTGCTCATCAGCAGCGCCGGAGCGGACGTCAAGGGGCTGCTGAACGACCCGTACATCGGCCAGGAGATCGTACAGAGCCTCGCCGGGACGGCCGGTCTCCTGCTGACGATTCCCATGACCGCCCTGTTCTTCGTCCTGCAGGAGGGCTGGGAACGCCGGCGCCAGGTCCGGAACGATCAGGAGTTCGTACCCGAGGAGGACGGGGAGGAGGGCGCATAG
- a CDS encoding Ppx/GppA phosphatase family protein produces the protein MGEVKAVIDIGSNSIKLRVGRFRRGRIEVLLDSTEVVRLGRGLEGGRLREETLRNGVRVVEEMVRRARDRGADPRLVGTMALRIAENAQDFLDAILDRTGLEATVLSGEEEARLAWKGAVAGRDCGGAFAVFDTGGGSTEFIFGSSSGIERSESVAVGAVSLSERFFAEDPVSEASLHEALGYVRDLFFCSKIEWGRSLVSPTVIGLGGGLVAMASVRLGRPVFVPLRLDGMRLSRENVEEQVRRYAGCTLDERRRIVGLPASRADLVLGSACIVRCAMEALHVDSLIVGINGLRHGLLVELFEADGFVLR, from the coding sequence ATGGGCGAGGTCAAGGCCGTCATAGACATCGGGAGCAACTCCATCAAGCTGCGCGTCGGCCGCTTCCGGAGGGGGCGGATCGAGGTGTTGCTGGACTCGACCGAGGTCGTTCGTCTGGGGCGCGGGCTCGAGGGCGGACGTCTGCGGGAGGAGACGCTTCGGAACGGCGTCCGCGTCGTCGAGGAGATGGTCCGTCGTGCCCGGGACCGGGGGGCCGATCCGCGTCTCGTTGGAACAATGGCCCTTCGCATTGCGGAGAACGCTCAGGACTTCCTGGACGCCATTCTCGATCGCACGGGATTGGAGGCGACGGTGCTCTCCGGGGAGGAGGAGGCCCGGCTCGCATGGAAGGGGGCCGTGGCCGGGCGCGATTGCGGCGGGGCGTTTGCGGTGTTCGACACGGGGGGCGGAAGCACGGAGTTCATCTTTGGCTCGAGCTCCGGCATAGAACGTTCCGAAAGCGTTGCGGTGGGGGCGGTGAGCCTCTCCGAGCGTTTTTTTGCGGAGGATCCCGTTTCGGAGGCGTCGCTGCACGAGGCTTTGGGTTATGTCCGCGATCTGTTTTTTTGCAGTAAAATAGAATGGGGCAGGTCGTTGGTCTCTCCGACGGTCATCGGACTGGGAGGCGGTCTGGTGGCCATGGCCTCAGTCCGATTGGGGCGTCCGGTCTTCGTGCCGCTGAGGCTCGACGGCATGAGATTGTCCCGGGAGAATGTGGAGGAACAGGTGCGACGCTATGCGGGCTGTACGCTCGACGAGCGGCGGCGCATCGTGGGGTTGCCGGCGAGCCGGGCCGACCTGGTCCTGGGCAGCGCCTGCATCGTGCGGTGCGCGATGGAGGCGCTGCATGTCGATTCCCTCATCGTCGGTATCAACGGGCTTCGACATGGGCTCCTGGTGGAGCTGTTCGAGGCGGACGGTTTTGTCCTGCGATAG
- a CDS encoding lipid-binding SYLF domain-containing protein has translation MVSLRKLLSAVLIVVVAVLLAVPASASSPKRLIEDSVEVLREMVKQDDARSMADVLKGAHAVAFVPSLVKAGFVLGGQYGEGLILRREKGKWYGPSFYNLGGGSLGLQIGAQKISLVLVVTNEKGVEAFLRSKTKLGGDVAVAAGPVGRRAEAATDAQMKASIYSYSMTQGLFAGVSLEGSVISISVKRNEEYWKKKISASEALKGRASDKRIQPLVRELDRLIGK, from the coding sequence ATGGTGAGTCTGCGGAAGCTCTTGAGCGCGGTTCTGATTGTTGTCGTTGCGGTGCTTCTGGCCGTTCCCGCTTCGGCGTCTTCTCCGAAGCGGCTGATCGAGGACTCCGTCGAGGTCCTCAGGGAAATGGTCAAGCAGGACGATGCCCGGAGTATGGCCGACGTGCTGAAGGGGGCCCATGCCGTCGCCTTCGTTCCCTCTCTGGTCAAGGCCGGATTTGTCCTGGGAGGCCAGTACGGCGAGGGGCTGATCCTGCGGAGGGAGAAGGGCAAATGGTACGGCCCGAGCTTCTACAACCTGGGAGGCGGTTCCCTGGGGCTCCAGATCGGGGCTCAGAAGATCTCCCTGGTCCTCGTCGTGACGAACGAGAAGGGGGTGGAGGCCTTTTTGCGCAGCAAGACGAAGCTGGGCGGGGACGTGGCTGTGGCCGCAGGACCGGTGGGGCGCCGCGCCGAGGCCGCGACGGACGCCCAGATGAAGGCCTCCATTTACAGCTATTCCATGACGCAGGGGTTGTTTGCCGGTGTCTCGCTGGAGGGGTCCGTGATCAGCATCAGCGTCAAGCGCAACGAGGAGTACTGGAAAAAGAAGATCAGCGCGTCCGAGGCCCTGAAGGGCCGGGCGAGCGACAAGCGAATCCAGCCCCTCGTCAGGGAGCTGGACCGTTTGATCGGAAAATAG